From the genome of Primulina eburnea isolate SZY01 chromosome 12, ASM2296580v1, whole genome shotgun sequence, one region includes:
- the LOC140808416 gene encoding putative methylesterase 13, chloroplastic, which yields MGNSFTCFSQTPQRTPKPPSSSFDLLPPWMSPSSFKSSRKKEPSPPSSSSKSDQIFDDSYIKQQAQIASMLYQHHLQNNSDILHHLNRSVSTKNPPSSKKQKNLSMRSRSVSSSIHQQSSPLFIQESLTSEGNDKKHFVLVHGGGFGAWCWYKIIALLKEANCGVDAIDLTGSGANFCDINSITTLEEYSKPLLDFLVDLEDGKQVILVGHDIGGACVSYAMELHPTKVSKAIFVAATMLADSQSALDVFSQKKLLSELNQRAQNFLYSNGKNQPPTAIDFDKSLLEDFLFNRTPSKDIALASVTMRTIPFGPLAQKLTFSKANYGSIPRFYVKTDEDFAIPLPLQEQMIQSNPPTRTFQLKGSDHSPFFSKPQALQKILLEVSYLPSV from the exons ATGGGAAACTCATTCACATGTTTCTCTCAAACACCTCAGAGAACACCCAAACCTCCATCATCATCCTTCGATCTTCTTCCGCCATGGATGTCACCTTCTTCCTTCAAAAGTTCAAGGAAAAAGGAGCCATCCCCTCCGTCTTCCTCGTCGAAATCCGATCAGATTTTCGACGATTCTTACATCAAACAACAAGCCCAAATTGCGTCCATGCTTTACCAGCATCACCTGCAGAACAACAGCGATATTCTTCACCATTTAAACCGCTCTGTGTCCACCAAAAACCCACCATCTTCCAAGAAACAGAAGAATTTGTCCATGAGATCGCGTTCGGTTTCGAGTTCGATTCATCAGCAATCCTCACCACTGTTTATTCAG GAATCATTAACAAGTGAAGGGAATGACAAGAAACATTTTGTACTAGTCCATGGAGGAGGATTTGGTGCTTGGTGTTGGTACAAAATCATTGCACTTTTGAAAGAAGCCAATTGTGGGGTTGATGCCATAGACCTAACTGGTTCTGGCGCCAACTTTTGTGACATTAATTCAATCACAACTTTAGAAGAATACTCAAAGCCACTTCTTGATTTCCTTGTCGATCTTGAAGATGGCAAACAG GTGATATTGGTGGGACATGATATTGGTGGAGCTTGTGTTTCTTATGCAATGGAATTGCATCCAACCAAAGTCTCCAAAGCAATTTTTGTTGCTGCAACTATGTTGGCTGATTCCCAAAGTGCCCTCGATGTCTTCTCTCAAAAG AAATTGTTGAGTGAATTAAACCAAAGAGCTCAGAATTTTTTGTATTCAAATGGGAAGAATCAGCCTCCCACTGCCATTGATTTCGATAAATCATTGCTAGAAGACTTCTTGTTCAACCGTACACCTTCTAAG GATATTGCACTAGCATCAGTAACCATGAGAACTATACCCTTTGGGCCATTAGCACAGAAGCTCACATTTTCTAAAGCAAACTATGGTTCCATTCCAAGATTCTACGTCAAAACAGATGAAGATTTTGCCATTCCTCTCCCACTTCAAGAACAAATGATACAATCTAATCCGCCAACACGAACTTTCCAGCTTAAGGGTTCCGACCACTCGCCTTTTTTCTCGAAGCCTCAAGCATTGCAGAAGATTTTACTTGAAGTATCATACCTCCCATCGGTTTAA